From Flavipsychrobacter sp., a single genomic window includes:
- a CDS encoding NlpC/P60 family protein — MMNRLLGFSFTLIILSCTILIGCGSSQYTTSSSYKRKAPSSNTTIRYRSPRFMKNVEVGGNNSSKINMIVVESFEHGRRQQYITDILLLKYAQKMQVMPQEVTNYPLYRFIEDWYGVRYRYGGTDRSGIDCSAFTQRLYDKVYCTDIVRTCYQQYKMTDRVWDKSLLLEGDLVFFKTRGRRISHVGIYLANNYFVHASTSGGIMISNITEDYWQRRYAGAGKVAANMD; from the coding sequence ATGATGAACCGTTTGCTGGGGTTCTCCTTTACATTAATTATTCTCTCTTGTACAATACTCATTGGTTGCGGTAGTAGCCAATATACCACCTCCTCCTCATATAAAAGAAAAGCACCATCTAGCAATACTACAATTCGTTATCGCTCCCCTCGTTTTATGAAGAATGTAGAAGTAGGCGGTAATAATAGCTCTAAAATAAACATGATCGTAGTAGAAAGCTTCGAACATGGCAGACGACAACAATATATTACGGATATTCTACTCTTGAAATATGCACAGAAGATGCAGGTAATGCCACAAGAGGTTACTAACTACCCTCTTTACCGATTTATAGAGGACTGGTACGGTGTAAGATATAGGTATGGCGGTACTGACCGATCGGGTATCGATTGCTCTGCTTTTACCCAAAGATTATACGATAAAGTATACTGTACCGATATTGTTCGCACCTGCTATCAACAATATAAAATGACCGACAGGGTTTGGGACAAAAGCCTATTGCTGGAAGGCGACCTTGTCTTCTTCAAAACTAGAGGTAGAAGAATATCGCATGTAGGCATCTACCTTGCTAATAACTATTTCGTTCATGCCTCTACCAGTGGCGGAATCATGATCAGCAATATTACTGAAGACTACTGGCAACGAAGATATGCTGGTGCTGGCAAAGTAGCTGCCAATATGGATTAA
- the pafA gene encoding alkaline phosphatase PafA, with the protein MKYLGWFVVFVLLVSPVFAQKTKQVERPKLVVGLVVDQMRWDYLYRYYDRYSDKGFKRLMNKGYACQNTIINYIPTATGPGHASVYTGSVPAIHGIASNSWIEVKTGKQWYCVEDPSVTSVGGSDKAGKMSPRNLNTTTVGDELRLSTNKRSKVFGVGIKDRGSILPAGHTANGAFWFDDSTGNFMTSSFYMEALPDWLNQFNNKRLADKYIKQPWQLLYDKATYTNSLPDDNAYEGTFLMEKSPIFPHKLYEGKQSNYKFLRYMPAGNTITLDLAEACIIGEQLGKDDNTDMLCITLSSTDYAGHNYAPDAMEMEDMFLRLDLDIATFLDKLDDLVGAGNYTIFLTADHGAVRNSMYLNSLKIPSGNKLEYNSSVELNHFLVEQFKVAGLVKAISSYQVYYNEEKIKANQLDRAKVKEATVAYLLEHEGVATIIDLEELDALTIPEPIRTMIVNSHYPKRNGALLVLLRPGWYSGYGKTGTTHGSWAPYDSHVPLLWYGWGINKGVSYKTVNITDIAATLSSLLHIQMPNGNVGQVIEGVIEN; encoded by the coding sequence ATGAAGTATTTAGGCTGGTTTGTAGTATTTGTTCTGTTGGTTTCTCCTGTATTTGCCCAAAAGACTAAGCAGGTAGAACGCCCTAAATTAGTAGTAGGCCTAGTAGTAGACCAAATGAGATGGGACTACTTATATAGATATTATGATAGGTATTCAGATAAGGGCTTTAAACGATTGATGAATAAAGGATATGCTTGCCAAAATACAATAATCAACTATATTCCAACAGCTACAGGTCCTGGTCATGCTTCTGTGTATACAGGTTCTGTTCCTGCGATACATGGAATAGCTTCAAATAGTTGGATAGAAGTTAAGACGGGCAAGCAATGGTATTGTGTTGAAGATCCATCTGTTACATCGGTTGGCGGAAGTGATAAAGCAGGTAAGATGAGTCCTAGAAACTTGAATACTACTACTGTTGGCGATGAGTTGCGCCTATCTACCAATAAGCGTTCAAAGGTATTTGGTGTAGGTATTAAGGATAGGGGGAGCATACTGCCCGCTGGGCACACGGCAAATGGAGCTTTTTGGTTTGATGATAGTACGGGTAATTTCATGACCAGTAGCTTTTATATGGAAGCGTTACCCGATTGGCTAAATCAATTTAATAATAAAAGATTGGCTGATAAATATATAAAACAGCCTTGGCAGCTTTTATATGATAAGGCAACTTATACTAATAGCTTGCCTGATGATAATGCTTATGAAGGCACTTTTCTTATGGAGAAAAGCCCAATCTTCCCGCACAAATTGTATGAGGGTAAGCAGAGTAATTATAAGTTTTTAAGATATATGCCAGCTGGCAATACCATCACTTTAGACCTGGCTGAGGCTTGTATCATTGGAGAGCAATTAGGCAAGGATGATAATACAGATATGCTATGTATTACTTTATCATCGACTGACTATGCAGGTCATAATTATGCGCCTGATGCTATGGAAATGGAGGATATGTTCTTGAGGCTTGATCTTGACATAGCGACCTTTTTAGATAAGTTGGATGATCTGGTAGGAGCTGGGAATTATACTATTTTCCTAACAGCAGACCATGGTGCTGTACGAAACTCAATGTATTTAAATAGTCTGAAAATACCTTCGGGCAATAAGTTAGAATATAACTCTAGTGTAGAGCTTAATCATTTTTTAGTTGAGCAGTTTAAAGTTGCAGGTTTAGTAAAAGCCATTAGCTCTTATCAGGTGTACTATAATGAAGAGAAGATAAAAGCAAATCAGCTTGATAGAGCTAAAGTAAAAGAAGCTACAGTAGCTTATTTGTTGGAGCACGAAGGTGTTGCTACAATAATTGACTTGGAAGAGCTAGATGCATTGACTATACCTGAACCTATAAGAACAATGATCGTCAATAGTCATTATCCGAAAAGGAATGGTGCATTGCTTGTATTGTTGAGGCCAGGCTGGTATAGTGGTTATGGTAAAACAGGAACTACGCACGGCTCTTGGGCACCATACGACAGCCATGTACCATTGTTGTGGTATGGCTGGGGTATAAATAAAGGGGTGAGTTATAAGACTGTAAATATTACAGATATTGCAGCTACATTATCCTCTCTTTTGCATATTCAGATGCCTAATGGAAATGTAGGTCAAGTAATAGAAGGGGTAATCGAAAATTAA